In the genome of Acidobacteriota bacterium, the window AACGGAATTCGTGATTATGGCCCAACAACTAATCACTGGCGCGAGCGGCTTCATCGGACGCCGCCTGCTCGCACAACTCGATCCGGCCAAACATGGAAAGATCGTTTGTCTGAAGCGGACAGGCAAGCCTGAAGAGTTTGAATCTGACACACCCATTCGCGTAGTCAAAGGCGATCTGAAAAATCCTGAAAGCTACACTGCCGCGCTTAACTGCCGTACAGTGATTCATCTGGCTGCTCTGACGGGCAAGGCTGCGCCCGAAGAATATTTCAGGGTCAACGCTCAAGGCACGGCTGACCTGATAGAGCAATGCGAACGAAGCGGTGTCGAAAATTTTCTGTATGTCAGCACGATCGCGGTTAAATATAGGGACAAAAGCCGGTGCTATTATGCTCAATCTAAAGAGATGGCTGAGCAGGCTGTCCGGCAAAGCCGATTACGCTATTTGGTCGTCAGACCGACAATTGTCATAGGACCTGACGGCGGCCCCTGGCAGGGGTTATCCCGAATGGCGCGTGGGCGCGTGTTGTTGATGCCGGGAGATGGAAAGATCTTGGTTCAACCCATCGCGGTGGATGATTTAGCGACTTGCCTGCGGGTGATTCTGGAAGAAAATCTCTTCACGAACGAAGTCGTTGAATTGGGCGGGGCAGAGACAATCAGCTTCGAGCGGTTCCTGAAAAAAATCCACAAACAGTTTTCCGGAAAGGACCCGTCTGTGTTGCGATTGCCGATCAAACCGATGATTGCGACCTTGTCTCTGATGGAAACGCTTTTCTATTCAGCGCTGCCGGTCAGCGTCGGCCAGTTGTCGGCGTTTTGGCAGAACAGCCAGGCCGAACCGGTCAAAGTTCCTCGATTGGCGAAACTGAAGATGGCGAGCGTTGACCAAATGCTCGAACGGGCGAGGACAAATGAGTGTGCACCACGCTAAAAACAATGCG includes:
- a CDS encoding NAD(P)-dependent oxidoreductase; the protein is MAQQLITGASGFIGRRLLAQLDPAKHGKIVCLKRTGKPEEFESDTPIRVVKGDLKNPESYTAALNCRTVIHLAALTGKAAPEEYFRVNAQGTADLIEQCERSGVENFLYVSTIAVKYRDKSRCYYAQSKEMAEQAVRQSRLRYLVVRPTIVIGPDGGPWQGLSRMARGRVLLMPGDGKILVQPIAVDDLATCLRVILEENLFTNEVVELGGAETISFERFLKKIHKQFSGKDPSVLRLPIKPMIATLSLMETLFYSALPVSVGQLSAFWQNSQAEPVKVPRLAKLKMASVDQMLERARTNECAPR